The Ziziphus jujuba cultivar Dongzao chromosome 1, ASM3175591v1 genome segment GAGCAGCCCCTTTCTACATGCTATCTTAAAGCTCGCCAAAAGGCTCTCTAAAGTCAAGTTGAGGTTCTTTTGCACAAACAATATCGCAGAATATTCAGCTATACTAAAGTAAGTAGTCGGCCTAACCTTCGGTTCCCGTAACCAAGTTTCTCTTTCTCGCTCCTTATGTACTCTTTCTTACTTAATCCatactttttcactttttctgaAGTGTGGGGCAAAGGGGGCGCCGGCGCCCTCTACTTCTACTTCTAACTAAAGGCGAACAGCCGGCATTGCAAGAAAATAGAGAGCCACCGCCCGTTTGAGTCGTTGCGAGCCGGAAAGCGTACCGACTCAGCAGATAGACTGGTTCAACTGACATGGCAAAGCAGAAAACCCACATACAAAACAATAAGCACATGCCGCTAAAGCTAATGCTCAAAACTCATACCAAGAATCCTCTTACCGGAATGCACGAGAAAGCCTTTTCTGGAGTGAATGCATGGGATAGAAACAATTAACTATTCATATGCCTCTCTCAATTCCGATTTCATGGACATCTAAGGCTAATACCTAAAGCAGTGAACCAAATACCTACTACAGGCCAAGCAGCTAGGAAGAAGTGTAAAGAACGAGAGTTGTTGAAACTAGCATATTGGAAGATCAATCGTCCAAAATAACCATGAGCAGCTACGATATTGTAGGTTTCTTCCTCTTGACCGAATCTGTAACCTTCATTAGCAGATTCATTTTCTGTGGTTTCCCTGATCAAACTAGAAGTtaccaaggaaccatgcataGCACTGAATAGGGAGCCGCCGAATACACCAGCTACGCCTAACATGTGAAATGGGTGCATAAGGATGTTGTGCTCAGCTTGGAATACAATCATGAAGTTGAAAGTACCAGAGATTCCTAGAGGCATACCGTCAGAAAAGCTTCCTTGACCAATTGGATAGATCAAGAAAACAGCAGTAGCAGCTGCAACAGGAGCTGAATATGCTTCAGACACACCCGGTGCCACGAAATGATTGAGAACTACGACGGGGTCGaaatccatttttttctttgtattcaaTAAGTATTGCATGACCGAATAATTCAAGGAGGGGCGCACTGCAGGGAGGGTCCTTTTAAGTAGATGACTCGTTGGGCCGTCGGAGCGGGACTTCTTTGGCAAAAAGAACTTGAATAACTTGGTTTTTCTGAAGAAGTCGTCATTTTCTATCAGGAACGCTATGTCATTTACAACCCCGGCGTATTTCGGATGCTTGAAGGCCCTGCTGACCCGAAGTGATTTAGAAAGATTCTTCTTTATCGATGGTGATCGCTCATGGTATCCATAGCGTTGCTTCTTTTTCGGCCAAATCCGAATTTCGTTTTGCTTCTCCCGGTCGTCGAGCCTGATCGACTCGACTCTTTTCCCTTCCCCCCGGCCTCTCACTTCGTTTCGTTCTTCTTCTGTATCGTCGCTTGAATGAAGACACCTGAGCGGCCCAACTTTCCCAAATGCCCACCACCGGCCCTTCTCCTTTCCGGGTCTGGATTTTTCGCGTCGTTTCAGTCGTCGTGGTCGGATCAATTAGGTGCGGGAAGGTATTTCACCAAGTTGGACTCGTGCATGGCACTCCTTGCTCGCGGAGCGGCATACCGAAAAAAGAAAggttttggaagaaaaaaaagtagattCCCTTTTGTGACCAAGAGCGGGATGAATAGCTTCTCTTACGATTTTGGATATCTCTTGCTGTTATAGGCTCGATCTCACTCAATCCACCAGTACGAATATAACCTACATGTCCAATTGAACTATGAGCTAGAGGTCTTTTAACTTTCGTTTGGGCCATGGCGGCCAGTGCTCCTAAGATCATAGAAGGGAGGATCCGACAGAAGTACGAAATTCTGATTGTTCAGAGAATCAGATCGGTTCTATTAAGGACAGGTCGTATTGATGACCAAGAAAACTCTGGAGAAGAAGCAAGCTTCAACGCTCCCCAAGGTGCCGGATGAAGGTCTTACGTCGGCTAAGAAGACGGaaaattccttctttttttcgGTTCTGGAGATCAGATCGGGGACATAAAAGTGAGCCCTCCCTATTTTTAGTGGGTGCTCGCAAGGTCAAAGTCCAAAATTCTATTCTTTCATTAATACAGGGGTAGGGGGAATAAATAGTTTAAGTGATTTACACCTCGAAGTGTGTAAATACCGGATGCATAGGTTGAGTCATTCGCTAAACAACTATTTTGTTGGGCGATCAACCAGGTGCTCCTACCCTAATGAATGCCAACTGGAAGAATCAATCTCCTTGATTCTCAAGTCGAGGGCGCTTCAAAGAAGCGCCTGTGATACACGCAGAATATTCTGCGATATTGTTTGTGCTTACCGATATGCAACTGACTAAACAGGACATATGGCCGGGCAGGACGGCTTTGTATTTTTTGACATGGACCATAAAGTACCTGGCTTTAGTAAGTTAGCTTTTGCTGAAAGAAACGATGCTTCTGAAACGGTAATGTCAGCCTTTAGGAATGAACCACCTTTTGCGGAGATAACAATCCCAGCAAACGATAATGTGCTTAAGGGTGTAGGTTTGGGAGTGATGGTTGCTTTCTTTCTAGCTGTAGGACTAGTTCCTAACGTTACCAGTAATATAAATGTATAGATATAGGAGGATTATGATAGGTGTTAGTACACATTATAAGGGTCGTTTAGTTTATACTCATAGTTCGTCTTTTCAGTTCCTTTCTTCCCCAACCATTATTTGGATAAGAGATTATTGTACTGCAGAATGTTCACTTGTGCAGCTGTATGCTGATATTGactttatatataaagatttgATGGAGAATCTAGAATTTAGTATGTCTCGCTACCGATTAGCtgttattaaacaaaaaatagattCAGGTTTATACAATCTATCTCCGCTACATGTTAAGTTCATAAAGAAGGTTGATCTAACTCATTTTTTAGTGAATACGCTACCTGATTGTCCTAATATCATGATTAGGGTTTGCTCTGATTCTGATATGTTTTGTGTGGTTCAGCCAGCTGATAAAGAGGATGTATTGGTGTTAATGGGATTATCCCTAATGTTATTACGTATTTCTCATGGTAGCTTGCCAAAAGATGGTTACCGATTAGGAGATTTTGTTGACTCCTTTTATTACAGTCTTCAACAAATGGGAAAGGGGAATAGACTGTACAAGCTTGACTTAATGAATTCATTAATGTTTCTTCCAATCAGTCTTTACCTAGATAAGATAAAGCCTTTAGTTGGAGATGGTTCAGTTTATAAACTCATTTCATCTTTTCTTCATCTCCCTATCCTTGATAAGGATGGAAATCATAGGTCTGATATAAGCTGTGGTGGTATACCTCAAGTGGGTGAAATCACCAAGGTCTTATTCAATATAGTCTTAATGGATATCTTCGATCGTGAGTTTCCAAAAAGGTTTCCTGGGATAGCATTTTCTAGATCTGCAATACCGAAATTAGAAGCATATAGCCTTTACCTATCCCACTCACCGACCTCGTCCAGACATTGCATTTCCAGTTAGCGCGGTCGGCCAGTTTAGGGATCAAGAAACTCACCCAACGGATtcctactcttttttttttcgatccTTTCTTGACTGGTGGTGAACCCTCctctcttctttcttggtcCTTGGATATGAGGAATTCCTAAAAAAAAGGCAAAGTCCGGTATTTGACGAAGATCTTTCTATCAATAGAAAGGATTTAGTGTTCAATATAGGGGCTAGGATCCAtctgctctttctctctccattTTTTTAGAGAGAGCAGATATAACGAAAATAAGAAAATCGGGAGATGATAAAGGATACATAGACATCTAAGGGGATGTCTATTctattcctctttctttttttagaaaaaaaaaaagatatctcGTTCATCTATCTTTTGTCTATCTATCATTGATTCTATCTATGAATCAAGTCGAAAGACTTCGTTTTTGGGTTCTCCGAATGGATTGGATCGTTTCTGCCAACGAAATGAACGCGGAGCCCGTTCCGAACGAATGCTTCTCCGATCCGGAAGTTCTCGCGAAGAGAATAAGATGCTGCTCCCCCTCCCTCTGTCTTTTCTCGCTTTGCTAATCTTCCCCTCTAACGCGGGAGGAAGAAACCTAAGAGAAGACGCTCTTCTCTTAGGTCTCCTTAGGATCCTAAGCTGCCACCAGGTTTTTTTTGTTCCCCCCGACTAACTAATTGAAATTGACGCTTTCGTAGCGGcatctctttcatttttttaactcGCGGTGGCGGAAAGGAATTTGAATGTTATTCTGGCCCGGGCTTAGGAGGCTGAACCATAACCAAAAAAGATCTTTCTTTTGCAGATAGAGTACACATGTACGTTATGGAATCTGATTAGATATAGTAACTGCGGTTCGGGGATGGGAGTCAAATCAATGTTAGGGAGTCAAAGCTATTGGAACAGTGTAGTGAGTCTTTATATTTAACCCCTTGGACGTTTCGACTTTTTCGGGAAAACCGGTCTTCGGGTATCTAGGCATGGTTTATGCCATGATCAGTACAGGTGTTCTTGGATTTCTTGTTTGGGCTCATCATATGTTTACTGTGGGCTTAGACGTTGATACCCGTGCCTACTTCATCGAGAAGTACCATGCATGGTTGCCCCCCgtcctttctttattttatctcGGTCCCACCCAGCAAGATACGGCTCAGCCAAAAAACGTGAGCGCCCCTGCGCGAGCCTTAGTAAAGTCAAGCTTTGGCTCCCTAAAGAAATGGATGgataaaaaaaaggggggacTTCTGCAACGGGCTATGCCACCCAAACCAACTGAGGGAAGTCGCATCCGTCCCATCGCAAGCACCTACAATGTCATAATCACATTGGGTGACCCTTTTTTCTTTGGTAGTTCAACGGACGGTCGCCCCTCCAACAAGAAAAGGTATAAATATGGAAACTTCTCTGCCATTTGGATTGGACTGatggaaaacaagaaaaaaaaaagaaaaagaaaaaaaggctcGTCGAACGAGTAGCCTTTTAAATGAAACAGTAAACCGATGACATGCCTTATTCAATCCACTGCTTTGAAAGACCTTACTACCTACTTGCCGGGGTACTGACTTGAGCAATGAGAGGATTCAAGGGCAGAGGCACGAAGTGAAGCACCTTTCCCAACCCAGGTTCAGAAGCGGAATGGGGAAAGGCCGAGGAACCGCCATCTCTTTTCATTTCGTGGGGTGACGGGTTCCTATACGAGCCCGAGAAGGTGTGTAAACGGTCACTCTATAACTATAAGGTATCAATCTCCACGAGTGGATTAGATTAGTTGAGTGACTAGACTTAGACTCTCTTTGATATCAATCACTTTTCTAAAGTAGCAAAAATCATAAGAGAAGCAAGGTTCACATTTTACTGTTGTCAACTAATCTCTTCAATGTTCGATTCTACTCTATGTTAGAACATTTCTATGAATGCTATTCTGATCTAAGTGGTCTTATTCTGTGTCCCGTGCTAGGAAGCATTACTCCTCTTTTAGTAGAGGAATTGGTCGACTCATCAGGCCCATGACCTGAAGACTGCAGGTTCGAATCCTGTCCCCGCCTATGGAACATTGTTCACCGGGATAAAAGGCTGGTCCCAACCTGTCCACCAACGTCATTTCCCGATGGCGCGTTGCTCCGACCTGAGCTATGCAACAACGAGATCCCCCTTGAACCTTGCCGGATGTGCTTGACGGTCCCCCATAATACGCTCACTTGTAGTGAGCCGGAAAGCTTAGGGATGCCTCTCGTTCCTCTTCCCCCATTTGACAACCGTATCTCAGAATGTTCGGATGATTCTCTGGAACTAATATATGCTTCAATACTAAAGGATGGGGATATATCGTTGGGAAAAAGATTAGTTGCGATGCGAACAGGCATTTACTTATGAGATTAGTTGAGTAGGCTTGCGTTAGTTGTCTGCTATAAGATAGCTAGTTTTGGGGCTTTCGACATAAAAAAGCCTATCCGGCTTGGCTTCGCTATCGCTCATGACTTGTATTGTAGTCGTAGTCTTGTAGTCGGCCCGGAATGTCCGATCTTGGTTGGCCTTTCACCCCTAGCCACAAGTCATCCCCGTATTTTGCCACATACGTGGGTTCGGTCCTCCAAGGCCTGTTAGAGCTCTCTTCAACCTGCTCATGGCTAGATCGATCGGTTTCGGGTCAAATAGGAAGAACTAGAAGATTCCACCTCTGGAAAGCGCCTACACCTAATGGCTTAAGCCGCTGTTCCCATTTTCTCGCTGACCCATCATGCAAAAGGTACGCCGTTAGAGTGAGTGCGCTTTACTAATAGAATCTCAAGTAAAGGCTCTAAGCTCCGCTCCTTCGACTGATTGTTCGCATCGGATCTCAGGTTCTCTATTGCCGAAGATGCAGATGCTTGAAGTTCCTCGGTTCTTGCGTATATAGACTGGAGGGATTCGAATCGGCGTTTCATGGGTTGGATTTTACTTTTTCTATAGAATGAGCACTGTGAACTATCTGCTTCAAAAAGATAGTTGTAAGAATGAATGAAACTTCAACCTTCGATCGGAATACGGAATGGATCAAAGAACTGAACACGTTTCCAATACCGACAGCAGCCCCCGCTAAAGCAATTGTAGCAGCTCCGGCACCCATTGAGTTTGCACCTTCTAACATCTCGAGTTTAGAATTCTCGTCACGCTTTTTTCATTCACGATTCTATGTTATGGATTCCTCGTCGATTCTTCTCCTCATTCCTTTTTTCTTGGGCATCCCACTTTGAATG includes the following:
- the LOC125420179 gene encoding photosystem II protein D1-like, whose protein sequence is MDFDPVVVLNHFVAPGVSEAYSAPVAAATAVFLIYPIGQGSFSDGMPLGISGTFNFMIVFQAEHNILMHPFHMLGVAGVFGGSLFSAMHGSLVTSSLIRETTENESANEGYRFGQEEETYNIVAAHGYFGRLIFQYASFNNSRSLHFFLAAWPVVGIWFTALGISLRCP